The Rhinoderma darwinii isolate aRhiDar2 chromosome 11, aRhiDar2.hap1, whole genome shotgun sequence genome window below encodes:
- the SLC18A3 gene encoding vesicular acetylcholine transporter, whose product MATENTPGTAKSAVEKLSTAMGERTKQIGSAMKEAPHHRRLILFIVCVALFLDNMLYMVIVPIIPDYIQSMRLDSEKHFREINSSSSYSNKSIIRPPYPTENEDIKIGVLFASKAILQLLVNPLSGTFIDRVGYDIPLFIGLIVMFLSTVIFSFAENYATLFVARSLQGLGSAFADTSGIAMIADKYTEEAERSKALGIALAFISFGSLVAPPFGGILYQFVGKRMPFLILACISLIDGILLLIVIKPFANRTRENMPVGTPIHRLMIDPYIAVVAGALTTCNIPLAFLEPTIANWMKTTMGASEWQMGLTWLPAFFPHILGVYITVKLAANYPQYQWFYGAIGMVIIGASSCTVPACKTFEQLIIPLCGLCFGIALVDTALLPTLALLVDLRHVSVYGSVYAIADISYSVAYALGPIVASQIVHTTGFTQLNLGMGLANVLYAPALLFLRNVCQMKPSHSERNILLDEEPKGLYDTIKMEERRAKSNKGSHKGEPMQDNNMDNYNGARTGKYMYDEESSDYEYS is encoded by the coding sequence ATGGCTACAGAGAATACTCCAGGGACTGCCAAGTCCGCGGTGGAGAAACTATCCACTGCCATGGGTGAAAGAACTAAACAAATTGGCTCAGCCATGAAAGAAGCCCCCCACCACAGAAGACTCATCCTGTTCATtgtctgtgtggcactttttcttgataatatgcTTTACATGGTGATAGTACCAATCATCCCAGACTATATACAAAGTATGAGGTTGGATAGTGAAAAACACTTTAGAGAAATAAATTCTAGTTCATCTTACTCCAATAAATCGATCATCAGACCCCCGTACCCGACAGAGAATGAAGACATCAAAATAGGAGTGTTGTTTGCCTCCAAGGCTATCCTGCAGCTGCTCGTCAACCCCCTGAGTGGCACTTTTATAGACCGGGTTGGCTATGACATCCCTCTATTCATTGGACTCATTGTTATGTTCCTTTCCACTGTTATCTTTTCTTTTGCTGAGAATTATGCTACACTCTTCGTAGCCAGAAGCTTGCAAGGTTTGGGATCTGCCTTTGCAGACACCTCTGGGATCGCTATGATCGCAGACAAGTACACAGAGGAAGCAGAGCGGAGCAAAGCCTTGGGCATAGCCCTAGCATTTATCTCGTTCGGGAGTTTGGTTGCGCCCCCTTTTGGAGGCATATTATACCAGTTTGTGGGTAAAAGAATGCCGTTCCTTATTCTAGCCTGCATATCCCTCATTGATGGCATTCTCCTATTAATAGTGATCAAACCCTTTGCTAACCGGACTAGAGAAAATATGCCAGTGGGCACACCCATTCACAGACTAATGATCGACCCATACATTGCAGTTGTAGCCGGGGCACTAACCACCTGTAACATTCCACTGGCGTTTTTGGAGCCCACCATAGCAAACTGGATGAAAACTACTATGGGAGCCTCTGAGTGGCAAATGGGTCTAACTTGGCTGCCAGCTTTTTTCCCCCATATTCTAGGCGTTTATATCACTGTAAAGCTTGCAGCTAATTACCCTCAATATCAATGGTTCTATGGTGCAATAGGAATGGTTATAATCGGTGCCAGTTCCTGCACAGTACCAGCCTGTAAAACGTTTGAGCAGCTTATTATCCCCTTGTGTGGTTTATGCTTTGGCATTGCCTTGGTAGATACTGCCCTATTGCCCACTCTCGCCTTACTTGTAGATCTCCGCCATGTCTCTGTGTATGGAAGTGTCTATGCTATCGCAGATATATCTTACTCTGTGGCTTATGCCCTGGGGCCTATAGTTGCCAGCCAGATTGTTCACACTACAGGGTTCACTCAGCTTAACCTTGGCATGGGACTTGCCAATGTATTATATGCCCCTGCTCTTTTGTTTCTCAGAAACGTGTGCCAAATGAAACCATCGCACTCCGAGAGAAACATCTTACTCGATGAGGAACCCAAGGGCTTGTATGATACGATTAAAATGGAAGAGCGCAGGGCTAAGTCTAACAAGGGCTCACATAAGGGGGAACCTATGCAGGACAATAATATGGACAATTACAACGGAGCACGAACAGGTAAATACATGTATGATGAAGAATCCTCTGACTATGAATATAGCTAG